The following is a genomic window from Methylomarinum vadi.
CTTTAAATTGCGCGGCGCCTACAACAAGATCGCCATGCTCGGCGAGCGGGAGCAAGCCAACGGCGTGATCGCGGCGTCGGCCGGAAATCATGCCCAGGGCGTGGCGCTGGCGGCGAAAAGACTGGGCATCAAGGCGTTGATCGTGATGCCGAGGACCACCCCGGAAATCAAGGTCGAATCGGTCAAGGCGCGGGGCGCCAAGGCGGTATTGCACGGCGATTCCTTCGACGAGGCCTACGACCATGCCATGCAATTGGCCGGGGAAAAGGGTATGACATTTGTTCATCCTTACGACGATCCCGATGTCATCGCCGGGCAGGGAACCATCGGCATGGAAATTTTGCATCAGCATAACGGCGCGATCGATGCCATTTTCGTGCCGGTCGGCGGCGGCGGACTGATCGCCGGCATCGCCGCCTATGTCAAATTCGTGCGGCCGGAAACCAAGGTCATCGGCGTGGAGCCCGACGATGCCGATTGCCTCAATCGCGCGATGGCCGCTAAGCGCCGCGTCAGCCTGAAACAGGTCGGCCTGTTCGCCGACGGCGTGGCGGTCAAGCAAATCGGCAAGGAGACCTTCAAGCTGGCGCAGCGTTATGTCGACGAGGTCGTCACCGTCAATACCGACGAGATTTGCGCGGCGATCAAGGATATCTTCGACGACACCCGTTCCGTGGCCGAGCCGGCCGGTGCGCTGGCGACCGCCGGGTTGAAGAAATATGCCGAGCAGCGGGGCGTGTCGGGACAGACCCTGGTCGCGATCGAAAGCGGCGCCAACATTAATTTCGACCGTTTGCGCTATGTCGCCGAACGTACCCAGGTCGGCGAACACCGGGAAATCCTGCTGGCGGTCGCTATTCCGGAAACGCCCGGTAGTTTCCTCAATTTTTGCAAGTTGCTGGGCAAGCGCAGCATCACCGAATTCAATTACCGTTATTTCGACGCCAGCCAAGCGCAGGTGTTCGTCGGCCTCAGCAGCAGCGGCGAGGAAAACGACTGTGCCGGCGTGATCGCCCAGTTGCAAGCGGAAGGTTATAAGGTGACCGATATGACCGCCAACGAATTGGCCAAGGACCACATCCGTTACATGGTGGGCGGCCATGCCCCGTGCCAACTGCACGAAGTGACCTATAGTTTGCAATTTCCCGAACGTCCCGGCGCATTGCTGAAATTTCTGTTGTCGCTGGGCGGGCGCTGGAACATCAGCATGTTTCATTACCGCAACCACGGCGCCGCCTTCGGCAAGGTGCTGATCGGCCTGCAAATGCCCAAGAGCGAGCGCAAGGTCTTCCAGAAAACCTTGGCGGAGGAAGGCTTTACCTATCAGGAAGAGACCGACAACCCGGCCTACCGATTATTCGTCGGCGGCCAGGAAAACAAAAGATAGGAGCGCCGCCCCCGGCGCGAACAAGGCGGTGCGGTTGAATAATCGCTTCTCGCCTGCCGCTTCGCCGCCAAATTTGGCGGCGGTAAGACCGATTCCAAGGCGGAGTCTGTGCGGGAGATTCATGACGATTTTTGCCGGGCCGAGGGCGAGCTCGAATTGGCTTGAGGGGGGCGGCAAAACTAAACAGCGTTATTTAACCTATATAAATAAGACTTTTAACATAGTCTTAATTACTGACTTTCCGTGATAGGCTATCTCAATAGCGTATTTTCAATAGGTTATAAGATTGGCATGGCGCATGCTAGTTGATGGTTTTTATTACTTAGTTAAGTGTGTGCCTATGAAAAACGTTTTAATCCCTGCCGTATTCGGAGCTCTGTCCATGGGTTCTTTCTCTGTCTCGGCCGAAGAAATCTACTGTCCTTATATTCCGGAAGATATGAATGTGGAAGAATTGGGCCATGACGGCACTTGTCACGGTTACGCCATCACTTGTGCCGGTACGGAAGGTGACGACGTCATCATCGGCTCTGACGGCGACGATGTCATTTATGCCGGTGGAGGAAACGATACTGTCGATGCCGGAAACGGCGATGATGTCGTGTGCGGCGGCCATGGCGACGATGTGATCGCGGGCGGCAACGGCATGGACGAACTGATCGGCAGCCCGGGCGATGACGCCCTGGACGGCGGCAATGGCGACGATATTCTCCGCGGCGCGCCCGGCAACGACAGTTTGCTGGGCGGGCGCGGGGACGACCAGTTGATGGGCGCGCCGGGCGACGATTATCTCGATGGCGGACAAGGCGAGGACAGCTGCATGCCCGGGCCGCGCCGCGATGCCGACGAAGTCGTGAACTGCGAATAAGCGGTAATCAGGAATAGGAGCGCCGACTTCGGCGCCGACGGAGTATGTTAATCCTAATTGCGGCCAGGGACGGCCGCTCCTCGTAGGGACAATCTGGCCTTCAGATAGGTAGGCGCGCCGCCCCGGCGCGAAAGAGAGTCGCTAAAATTCCAGCGACTCGATGCGTTCGGCATTTCTGCCGGAAAATTTCTCCTCGAATTTTTCCAATACCCCGGCTTCCCTGGCCAAGCGATGGACGTTGTCCGAGCGGTTGGTCATTTCCGCCGCGACCAACAGCAATTCCAATTCCAATGGCGGCAGCGATTTAATCAGGTTTTTGACCAGGCCGGCATCGACGCCGTTACAGCCGAAATCGCCCAACGACAGCGCCCGCGAGAAACCGTAAAACTGCTGCATGCGGCTTTCGCACAGTCGGCTGTAGCGCAGCCGGTTTTTGCCGTTTTTCAACGATTCCTTGATCGCCAGGGTCGCGGCGGCGGCGTTATACAGGGCGTTCTGGACGCCGTGGGAAAAGATGGGGTCGACGAAGGCGGCGGCATCGCCGATGCAATAAAAATTTTCGCCGCATATTCGCTGGGAATAATAGGAATAATCCGGGCGGAATTGCAGCGAGCCTTCGATAAACTCGGCCGGTTCCAATAACGCGCTCAGATGCGGCAGGCGGGCACAGGTCTGTTTGAAAAATACCTCGCGCTGCCGCCTGTCCATGCCCTTAGTGCGCTCGGTCGGCACGATCAGGCCGACGCTGGTCTTGTCGCGCAGCATGATATGCCAGAGCCAGCCGTCCTCGAACGACATGACGAAGGTCACCGGCTTGACTCGCGCCAATGCTTCCTGCGGATGGCTGCGGCGGTCGACGCCGACGAACCGGGAATTTTTGAAATAGCCCCACAGCGACAAAAAGTTCATTTGCGTGCTGATGGTCTGGCGGACCTTGAACTGGCTGGCCAGAAACGAGCTGTGGCCGCTGGCGTCGATCAGGTAACGGCAGCGGATCGCGCCGTCGCTGTTGCCGCGGCCGCGTTTGTCGGTATAAATGATTTCAGGCCGATCGCTGTCGCCGAAATCGGCCTTCTTGACCGCGACTTCGGTAAAGATACGGGCGCCGCAATCCCCGGCATGGCGCAGCAGGATGTCATCGAAGATGTCGC
Proteins encoded in this region:
- a CDS encoding calcium-binding protein, with translation MKNVLIPAVFGALSMGSFSVSAEEIYCPYIPEDMNVEELGHDGTCHGYAITCAGTEGDDVIIGSDGDDVIYAGGGNDTVDAGNGDDVVCGGHGDDVIAGGNGMDELIGSPGDDALDGGNGDDILRGAPGNDSLLGGRGDDQLMGAPGDDYLDGGQGEDSCMPGPRRDADEVVNCE
- a CDS encoding NAD(P)/FAD-dependent oxidoreductase, encoding MTAIPRSCDVLVIGGGPAGSSAATHLAQAGIDTVLLERAEFPRNQVGESLIPHIWKFTDLTGVSDKIEREGFLAKAGGITVWNDKIHQILFSDFGYTRPGLHVERDIFDDILLRHAGDCGARIFTEVAVKKADFGDSDRPEIIYTDKRGRGNSDGAIRCRYLIDASGHSSFLASQFKVRQTISTQMNFLSLWGYFKNSRFVGVDRRSHPQEALARVKPVTFVMSFEDGWLWHIMLRDKTSVGLIVPTERTKGMDRRQREVFFKQTCARLPHLSALLEPAEFIEGSLQFRPDYSYYSQRICGENFYCIGDAAAFVDPIFSHGVQNALYNAAAATLAIKESLKNGKNRLRYSRLCESRMQQFYGFSRALSLGDFGCNGVDAGLVKNLIKSLPPLELELLLVAAEMTNRSDNVHRLAREAGVLEKFEEKFSGRNAERIESLEF
- the ilvA gene encoding threonine ammonia-lyase, biosynthetic, producing MIHQYIERILRAKVYDVAQESPLDYAPLLSKRLDNRVYLKREDLQPVFSFKLRGAYNKIAMLGEREQANGVIAASAGNHAQGVALAAKRLGIKALIVMPRTTPEIKVESVKARGAKAVLHGDSFDEAYDHAMQLAGEKGMTFVHPYDDPDVIAGQGTIGMEILHQHNGAIDAIFVPVGGGGLIAGIAAYVKFVRPETKVIGVEPDDADCLNRAMAAKRRVSLKQVGLFADGVAVKQIGKETFKLAQRYVDEVVTVNTDEICAAIKDIFDDTRSVAEPAGALATAGLKKYAEQRGVSGQTLVAIESGANINFDRLRYVAERTQVGEHREILLAVAIPETPGSFLNFCKLLGKRSITEFNYRYFDASQAQVFVGLSSSGEENDCAGVIAQLQAEGYKVTDMTANELAKDHIRYMVGGHAPCQLHEVTYSLQFPERPGALLKFLLSLGGRWNISMFHYRNHGAAFGKVLIGLQMPKSERKVFQKTLAEEGFTYQEETDNPAYRLFVGGQENKR